Proteins encoded within one genomic window of Saccharopolyspora pogona:
- a CDS encoding helix-turn-helix domain-containing protein has translation MADELAGRAIGERIRELRGKLYTQRQLADRAGVSVDLVRKLEQGARHTAKVASLHKIARALDVPLPALLGAVTLPDRDGQQDITALRSAVIDVGDLIGMSDPDSMTAQEAQRAAVYAWGVYWSGDHDAAVAVLPQTITDLRAALHAAPSADHSAIAQALGQVLWAAGSTLTLLRHPDAAFIATREAVSLAERGDDPCLLASARGSLAWQLMVSGRYDESERLSVQTSEGIDPTGDATMPELSVYGSLILQAGNAAARAGHDASARDYLAEASETASRIPNGRNDHHTAFGPSRITMQSTDILINLGDYRRALDTPHAGPQSMKSQPQQSRCRHLADRALAYLKLGEHEKSLHMVSVAEQIAPNWARHQALPKAVVRELLHTSRSRPPRLHELAQKVGVR, from the coding sequence ATGGCTGACGAACTCGCAGGCAGGGCGATCGGCGAGCGCATCCGAGAGCTTCGAGGCAAGCTCTACACCCAGCGTCAGCTAGCCGACCGGGCAGGCGTCTCGGTTGATCTTGTTCGCAAGCTCGAACAGGGAGCCCGCCACACAGCGAAGGTGGCAAGTCTTCACAAGATCGCACGTGCACTTGACGTACCGCTTCCGGCGCTGCTCGGCGCGGTGACACTGCCGGATCGCGACGGGCAGCAGGACATCACGGCACTGCGCAGTGCCGTGATCGATGTTGGCGACTTGATCGGCATGAGCGACCCAGACTCCATGACGGCGCAGGAAGCTCAGCGCGCTGCTGTATACGCCTGGGGCGTCTACTGGTCCGGGGATCACGATGCGGCGGTTGCGGTGCTCCCTCAGACCATCACGGATCTTCGGGCGGCGTTGCACGCGGCACCCAGTGCAGACCACTCCGCGATTGCACAGGCGTTGGGACAAGTGTTGTGGGCCGCTGGTTCCACCTTGACGTTGCTGCGGCACCCGGACGCTGCCTTTATCGCCACACGTGAGGCCGTATCTCTCGCGGAACGAGGGGATGATCCGTGCCTGCTAGCAAGTGCTCGGGGGTCACTCGCATGGCAACTCATGGTCAGCGGCCGTTACGACGAATCGGAACGGCTATCCGTGCAGACCTCTGAAGGCATCGATCCCACGGGCGACGCGACGATGCCCGAGTTGAGCGTCTACGGATCGTTGATCTTGCAGGCGGGGAACGCTGCCGCACGCGCGGGGCACGACGCCAGTGCACGCGACTACCTGGCAGAAGCGTCTGAGACCGCGAGTCGGATACCGAACGGCCGCAATGACCACCACACGGCGTTTGGTCCGTCACGCATCACCATGCAGTCCACGGACATCCTGATCAATCTGGGTGATTACCGGCGTGCGTTGGACACTCCTCACGCTGGGCCCCAGAGCATGAAGTCACAGCCACAGCAGAGCCGCTGTCGGCATCTGGCGGATCGTGCGCTTGCGTACCTGAAACTTGGAGAGCACGAGAAGTCACTGCACATGGTGTCGGTGGCAGAGCAAATCGCACCGAACTGGGCGCGGCATCAAGCACTGCCGAAGGCCGTCGTCAGGGAGTTGCTGCACACGTCGCGTTCCCGTCCGCCCCGGCTCCATGAGTTGGCGCAGAAGGTCGGCGTTCGTTAG